A genomic window from Sphingobacterium sp. BN32 includes:
- a CDS encoding pseudouridine synthase: protein MPFSSNRNSREDNSKKPRSNSDSFRGDKRSSFNSSKDSKSGRPDQDRKFNKFDKSGSRDNKFEKGNRDDKFDRSNRDNKFERPNRDNKFDRPSRDGNFDRSSRDNRYDRPSREGNFDRPARDNKYDRPSREGNFDRPSRDNKFDRPARDNKFDRSSRDNKFDRPSRDGKFSKPSGDRKFGKPRFGSDDKGYGDRRPSRRFEDGDQNRDSRDRRDDRRDDRNDGRARRSASPDRKFQADANDDGLIRLNRYIANSGICSRRKADELIEAGVISVNGEVVTELGSKVDPAKDEIRYNDERLKREKMVYVLLNKPKDYITTTDDPQERKTVMHLVSKATKERIYPVGRLDRNTTGLLLLTNDGNLAEKLSHPRNNISKIYQVELSKNLTQGDFNKIQFGIELEDGFIKPDDLSFVVGASKREIGIQIHSGKNRIVRRIFESLGYEVVKLDRVVYANLTKKDLPRGRWRYLEEKEVVQLKHLMK from the coding sequence ATGCCATTCAGTAGCAACAGGAACAGTCGAGAGGACAACTCCAAAAAACCAAGAAGCAACTCAGATAGCTTCCGCGGGGATAAAAGATCATCTTTTAACTCCTCAAAAGATTCTAAATCTGGTAGACCAGACCAAGACCGCAAATTCAACAAATTCGACAAATCAGGATCACGCGACAATAAATTCGAAAAAGGAAATCGCGATGATAAATTCGACCGCTCGAATAGAGACAACAAATTCGAAAGACCGAACAGAGATAATAAATTCGACCGTCCGAGCAGAGATGGCAATTTCGACCGTTCTTCTCGCGACAACAGATATGACCGTCCAAGCAGAGAGGGAAACTTCGACAGACCTGCTCGCGATAACAAATACGACCGTCCAAGTAGAGAAGGAAACTTCGATAGACCGTCGAGAGACAATAAGTTCGATAGACCAGCTAGAGACAATAAGTTCGACAGATCGTCTAGAGATAATAAATTTGACAGACCATCTCGCGATGGCAAGTTCAGCAAACCGTCGGGCGACCGTAAATTCGGGAAACCTCGTTTTGGCAGCGACGATAAAGGCTACGGCGACAGACGCCCTTCGAGACGATTCGAAGATGGCGATCAGAATAGAGACTCTCGCGATCGTAGAGACGACCGCAGAGATGATCGTAACGATGGAAGAGCAAGAAGATCTGCTTCTCCTGACAGAAAGTTCCAGGCAGATGCTAACGACGACGGACTAATCCGTTTGAACCGTTACATCGCGAACTCAGGAATCTGTTCTCGTCGTAAAGCTGACGAGTTGATTGAAGCGGGAGTAATTAGCGTGAATGGTGAAGTCGTTACTGAATTAGGCTCAAAAGTTGACCCGGCAAAAGACGAAATCAGATATAATGATGAGCGTTTGAAACGTGAGAAAATGGTTTATGTGCTTTTAAACAAGCCAAAAGACTACATCACGACTACCGACGATCCTCAAGAACGTAAAACGGTCATGCACTTAGTGTCCAAAGCGACCAAAGAGCGTATCTATCCGGTTGGACGTTTAGATAGAAATACGACAGGCCTATTGTTACTGACTAACGATGGCAACCTGGCGGAAAAACTTTCACACCCTAGAAATAACATCAGTAAAATATACCAAGTTGAGTTAAGCAAAAACTTAACACAAGGAGATTTCAATAAGATCCAGTTCGGTATCGAATTGGAGGATGGATTTATCAAACCAGACGATCTTAGCTTCGTTGTAGGAGCTTCGAAACGTGAGATCGGTATTCAGATCCATAGCGGTAAGAACAGAATCGTACGTCGTATCTTTGAATCATTAGGATACGAGGTTGTAAAATTGGACCGTGTCGTTTATGCGAACTTAACGAAAAAGGATCTTCCGCGTGGTCGCTGGAGATATCTGGAAGAAAAAGAAGTTGTTCAATTGAAACATTTGATGAAATAA
- a CDS encoding lytic transglycosylase domain-containing protein has translation MIKKRVLCSSVLLTVMLLSKLYSNPQPESMTDPFRKALDQSLMSQAAAAKDLSEKNSKDDFYSQISFANETIPHEESFFRKRIDKYLSKFAYLKKPSNQIHKKADKLLPRIAKILKSYGIPEDFKYIAVVESSLSPSTTSHKGAGGYWQFMPATARLYGLRVDANVDERLDLVKSTHAAAKYLKSLHAEFGDWTLAAAAYNVGGGSLRASLRRQKKDNYYELKLNAETAAYIYKIISMKTILENS, from the coding sequence ATGATAAAAAAAAGAGTATTATGTAGTAGTGTTCTTTTGACGGTGATGTTGCTGTCGAAATTATACTCAAACCCCCAACCAGAATCCATGACTGATCCTTTCAGAAAGGCACTAGATCAGTCTTTGATGTCCCAGGCCGCTGCGGCAAAGGACTTATCAGAAAAGAATTCTAAGGATGATTTTTATAGCCAAATCTCCTTTGCAAACGAAACTATCCCTCATGAGGAAAGCTTTTTCAGAAAAAGAATAGACAAATATCTCAGTAAATTTGCCTACCTCAAAAAGCCCTCAAATCAAATTCACAAAAAGGCGGATAAATTGCTCCCACGCATCGCAAAAATCCTTAAAAGCTACGGCATACCCGAAGACTTCAAGTATATTGCTGTTGTTGAGAGCAGCTTAAGTCCATCTACAACCTCGCATAAAGGTGCTGGTGGTTACTGGCAGTTTATGCCTGCGACGGCAAGACTTTACGGATTGCGTGTAGATGCTAACGTCGATGAGCGTCTTGACCTCGTTAAATCAACGCACGCTGCTGCCAAATATCTGAAATCTCTACATGCGGAATTCGGAGATTGGACATTGGCTGCTGCTGCTTATAACGTTGGAGGAGGTAGTCTTCGCGCTTCACTTAGAAGACAAAAGAAAGATAATTACTACGAGCTGAAGCTGAATGCTGAAACAGCAGCGTATATTTATAAAATCATCTCGATGAAGACTATTCTAGAGAATAGTTAG
- the ccoN gene encoding cytochrome-c oxidase, cbb3-type subunit I, with product MQVEQFNYDNKIVRDFGIATVTWGIIGMTVGLLIALQLIWPELNFGTQFTTFGRIRPLHTNAVIFAFVGNAIFMGAYYSMQRVLKARMFSDVLSKIHFWGWQLIIVAAAITLPLGITSSHEYAELELPIDIAIAVIWVVFGINMFGTIIKRRERHMYVAIWFYIATFVTVAVLHIVNAIQIPVSFWKSYYVYSGVQDALVQWWYGHNAVAFFLTTPFLGMMYYFLPKMANRPVYSYKLSILHFWSLIFIYIWAGPHHLLYTSLPSWVQSLGVVFSIMLIAPSWGGMINGLLTLRGAWDKVRTEPMLKFMVVALTCYGMATLEGPLLSLKQVNAIAHFTDWIPAHVHIGALGWNGFMTFAILYWLFPRIYRTNLYSKKLANTHFWIGTLGILFYAIPMYWAAVVQGLMWKDFTPEGVLKYPNFLATTLEILPMHMMRAAGGALYLAGVVLMTYNLIKTVKQGKLVANEAAEAPALEPVHKSERSAHRRLERKPILFLVMALIAILIGGIVEMIPTFTVSSNVPKISSVKPYTALELQGRDLYIREGCVNCHSQTIRPFRSETARYGEYSKAGEFVYDRPFLWGSKRTGPDLHRIGGKYPHKWHYDHMLDPTITSPGSIMPQYPWLISQDIETKYLTGKMKVMRNLGVPYTDAEINNAVADAEKQALEIVKDLAANQVEVAPNKEIVAMIAYLQRLGTDIKSAPKAENEAAAIDNNN from the coding sequence ATGCAGGTAGAGCAATTTAATTATGACAACAAGATTGTCAGAGATTTTGGAATCGCAACTGTAACATGGGGAATCATCGGAATGACGGTGGGTCTATTAATAGCCTTACAGCTAATATGGCCCGAACTGAATTTCGGTACCCAATTTACTACATTCGGTCGTATCCGACCTTTGCACACCAATGCCGTAATTTTTGCCTTTGTTGGTAATGCCATCTTTATGGGGGCTTACTACTCAATGCAGCGGGTATTGAAAGCAAGGATGTTCAGCGATGTACTCAGTAAGATCCACTTTTGGGGTTGGCAATTAATCATTGTAGCCGCAGCGATTACGCTTCCATTAGGTATCACTTCTTCGCACGAGTATGCGGAATTGGAGTTACCGATCGATATCGCGATCGCCGTAATTTGGGTCGTTTTCGGAATCAATATGTTTGGTACTATTATCAAACGTAGAGAGCGTCACATGTATGTGGCTATTTGGTTTTATATCGCAACCTTCGTAACTGTTGCTGTGTTGCACATTGTTAACGCAATTCAGATTCCTGTAAGTTTCTGGAAAAGTTACTATGTGTATTCAGGAGTTCAAGATGCTTTAGTACAATGGTGGTATGGACACAACGCTGTAGCGTTCTTCCTAACTACTCCTTTCTTAGGAATGATGTATTACTTCTTACCTAAGATGGCTAATCGTCCTGTTTATTCCTATAAATTAAGTATTCTACACTTCTGGTCCTTAATTTTCATCTACATTTGGGCCGGACCGCACCACTTATTATATACTTCATTACCAAGCTGGGTTCAGTCATTAGGAGTTGTATTCTCTATCATGTTGATCGCACCAAGTTGGGGAGGTATGATCAACGGTCTATTGACTTTGCGCGGTGCTTGGGATAAAGTACGTACAGAACCGATGTTGAAATTCATGGTCGTAGCATTAACATGTTACGGTATGGCTACATTGGAAGGACCATTATTATCATTAAAACAAGTAAACGCCATTGCCCACTTTACGGACTGGATTCCAGCACACGTACATATTGGAGCATTAGGATGGAACGGTTTCATGACTTTCGCAATCCTTTATTGGTTGTTCCCTAGAATTTATAGAACAAATCTATACTCTAAGAAATTAGCAAATACGCACTTCTGGATCGGTACATTAGGTATCTTGTTCTACGCAATCCCTATGTATTGGGCTGCTGTGGTGCAAGGTTTAATGTGGAAAGACTTTACTCCAGAAGGTGTATTGAAATACCCTAACTTCTTAGCTACTACATTAGAGATCTTACCTATGCACATGATGCGTGCAGCAGGTGGAGCCTTGTATTTGGCAGGTGTGGTATTGATGACCTACAACTTAATCAAAACTGTAAAACAAGGTAAACTTGTGGCTAACGAAGCTGCTGAAGCTCCAGCATTAGAGCCGGTGCATAAATCAGAACGCTCAGCACACCGTCGTTTAGAACGTAAGCCTATCCTTTTCTTAGTGATGGCGTTGATCGCGATCTTAATCGGTGGTATCGTCGAGATGATTCCAACGTTTACAGTAAGTAGCAACGTGCCTAAAATAAGCTCGGTAAAACCATATACCGCATTAGAATTGCAAGGTCGCGACTTATATATTCGCGAGGGTTGTGTGAACTGTCACTCGCAAACTATTCGTCCATTCCGTTCAGAAACTGCTCGTTACGGTGAGTACAGTAAAGCGGGTGAGTTCGTTTATGACCGTCCATTCTTATGGGGATCAAAACGTACAGGACCAGATTTGCACCGTATCGGTGGTAAATATCCTCACAAATGGCACTATGACCACATGTTAGATCCAACAATCACTTCACCAGGTAGTATTATGCCTCAATATCCATGGTTAATCAGCCAAGATATCGAAACGAAATACTTAACTGGAAAGATGAAGGTGATGCGTAATCTAGGCGTTCCATACACGGATGCAGAGATCAATAACGCAGTTGCAGATGCTGAAAAACAAGCACTAGAGATTGTGAAAGATCTAGCTGCCAACCAAGTGGAAGTAGCACCGAATAAAGAGATCGTTGCGATGATTGCTTACTTACAGCGCCTAGGTACTGATATTAAATCTGCACCAAAAGCTGAAAACGAAGCTGCAGCGATAGATAACAATAACTAA
- a CDS encoding cbb3-type cytochrome c oxidase N-terminal domain-containing protein, with translation MILQDTVATEVAAAAPQTFGTGNLYNDIFYIVVFLVLIAVLFAAITINKALRTMLKVTMPDVVQEEARLKAERKASSQSAWARRWNTFIGLKPIEQEESLKIEDHEYDGIAELNNPIPLWFNALFYSTVVFAVVYILIYHVFGGLNQDQEYEREMAQAEIEKAEFLSKSANAFDENTVEIDATGTLAANGKAIFAANCQACHGQAGEGTIGPNLTDRFWLHGGEIKDIFKTVKYGVPDKGMVPWEQTLTPAQIAEVSNYIVTLRDTKPANPKAAEGVEVASYQAEGGAAEPAAATDSTATATN, from the coding sequence ATGATATTACAAGATACTGTTGCTACAGAAGTTGCAGCAGCAGCACCACAAACATTTGGAACGGGAAATTTATATAATGATATTTTCTATATCGTCGTGTTCCTCGTACTGATTGCGGTTCTATTCGCAGCCATTACGATCAACAAGGCCCTGCGCACGATGTTGAAAGTGACGATGCCAGATGTTGTACAAGAAGAAGCTCGTTTAAAAGCCGAGCGAAAAGCTTCAAGTCAATCCGCTTGGGCTAGAAGATGGAATACCTTTATAGGTTTAAAACCTATTGAGCAAGAGGAGTCATTGAAAATTGAAGACCATGAATATGATGGTATTGCCGAACTAAATAACCCTATTCCACTATGGTTTAATGCTTTATTCTACTCCACCGTAGTATTTGCGGTAGTCTACATTTTGATTTACCACGTATTCGGAGGATTGAACCAGGATCAGGAGTACGAACGTGAGATGGCACAAGCAGAAATCGAGAAAGCAGAGTTTCTATCCAAATCGGCGAATGCATTTGACGAGAATACCGTGGAGATTGATGCGACCGGTACGTTAGCCGCGAACGGTAAGGCGATTTTTGCAGCAAACTGTCAGGCTTGTCACGGACAGGCAGGTGAAGGGACCATTGGTCCGAACTTAACCGATAGATTCTGGCTGCACGGCGGTGAGATTAAGGATATCTTTAAAACTGTAAAATACGGTGTGCCAGATAAAGGGATGGTTCCTTGGGAACAAACATTAACTCCAGCTCAGATTGCTGAGGTAAGTAACTACATCGTCACATTGCGTGATACCAAGCCTGCAAATCCAAAAGCAGCGGAAGGTGTTGAGGTAGCAAGTTACCAAGCAGAAGGTGGAGCAGCTGAACCTGCAGCCGCTACAGATAGCACTGCAACAGCAACAAATTAA
- the ccoG gene encoding cytochrome c oxidase accessory protein CcoG — translation MEVAAKGNENTNQPEKSKRKWVYAKKPAGKLYNYRQVVGYSLLLFLFAAPFIKIDGNPFLMFNIIERKFSIFGNIFLPQDMHIFLFGMLIIMVCIVLFTAVYGRVWCGWTCPQTIFMELIFRKIEYFIEGDWNQQKKRDQGPDTDAKAWRKILKHAVFIAISFLIANLFLAYIIGVDALFKIITDPIDQHIAGFISIWAFTFVFYFVFAYVREIVCTRICPYGRLQGVLLDENSVTVAYNVARGEPRGKIRKNSDVVTGDCIDCNLCVHVCPTGIDIRKGTQLECVSCTACIDACDAVMDKIHKPKRLIGFYTQAEADGKATLQDGKKRNTRAIVYSCILLVLMGIFTAMIFSRTDVDGRLLRAKGSTYQFRDDGTVTNLYSLELINKTTKDIDYELVSEDKDIEIQIVNPISHLPREGNAKLSLFLIAKKANIKEYKTNIKLNVVADGKVIETMKTTFIAPPGK, via the coding sequence ATGGAAGTAGCAGCAAAGGGAAATGAGAATACTAACCAACCAGAAAAATCTAAAAGAAAGTGGGTTTATGCGAAAAAGCCTGCCGGAAAGCTTTATAATTATCGACAGGTTGTTGGTTACTCTTTGCTGCTCTTTCTTTTTGCGGCACCATTTATCAAGATAGATGGCAACCCGTTCTTGATGTTTAACATTATTGAACGTAAATTCTCCATCTTTGGCAATATATTCTTGCCGCAGGATATGCACATTTTCCTATTCGGGATGCTGATCATTATGGTCTGCATTGTGCTATTCACTGCTGTTTACGGTCGTGTTTGGTGTGGTTGGACATGTCCGCAGACGATCTTTATGGAACTCATCTTCCGGAAGATCGAATACTTTATCGAAGGCGATTGGAATCAGCAGAAGAAAAGAGATCAAGGTCCGGACACGGATGCAAAAGCATGGCGTAAAATTCTGAAACATGCTGTCTTTATAGCCATCTCCTTTCTTATCGCGAACCTATTCCTGGCTTACATCATCGGAGTAGACGCGCTGTTTAAGATCATCACTGATCCTATTGATCAACATATCGCTGGTTTTATCTCCATTTGGGCATTTACCTTTGTTTTCTACTTTGTGTTCGCTTATGTTCGCGAGATCGTGTGTACACGTATTTGTCCTTACGGACGTTTGCAAGGGGTTCTTTTGGATGAAAACTCCGTTACTGTAGCGTATAATGTAGCAAGAGGGGAGCCTAGAGGGAAGATACGTAAGAATAGTGATGTGGTTACCGGAGATTGTATCGATTGTAACCTATGTGTACATGTTTGTCCTACGGGTATAGACATACGTAAGGGGACACAGTTGGAATGTGTTTCATGTACGGCTTGTATCGATGCTTGTGACGCTGTTATGGATAAAATCCATAAGCCTAAACGCCTGATTGGTTTCTACACACAGGCCGAAGCAGACGGGAAAGCAACGCTGCAGGATGGCAAAAAGAGGAATACGAGAGCCATTGTATATTCATGTATATTGCTCGTATTAATGGGTATCTTTACGGCGATGATCTTTAGTCGCACCGATGTCGACGGGCGGTTATTGAGAGCAAAGGGAAGCACCTATCAGTTCCGTGATGATGGAACAGTAACGAATCTATATTCTTTAGAATTGATCAATAAAACAACGAAAGATATTGATTATGAGCTTGTGAGCGAGGATAAGGATATAGAGATTCAAATTGTAAATCCTATTTCGCATTTGCCGCGCGAGGGCAATGCCAAATTAAGCTTGTTCTTGATTGCAAAGAAAGCGAATATTAAGGAATACAAAACGAATATAAAAT